A single Hyperolius riggenbachi isolate aHypRig1 chromosome 12, aHypRig1.pri, whole genome shotgun sequence DNA region contains:
- the LOC137540891 gene encoding uncharacterized protein, producing MPKSPERQNAMYAFQKGYQVTRPPPFTSIHLHSPPSTSIHLHSPPFTSIHLHSPPFTSIHLHPPPFTSIHLHSPPFTSIHLHPPPFTSIHLHSPPFTSIHLHSPPFTSIHLHSPPFTSIHLHSPPSTSIHLHSPPFTSIHLHSPPFTSIHLHSPPFTSIHLHPPPSTSIHLHSPPFTSIHLHPPPFTSIHLHSPPFTSIHLHSPPFTSIHLHSPPFTSIHLHSPPSTSIHLHSPPFTSIHLHSPPSTSIHLHSPPFTSIHLHSPPSTSIHLHSPPFTSIHLHPPPFTSIHLHSPPSTSIHLHSPPSTSIHLHPPPFTSIHLHSPPSTSIHLHLPPFTSIHLYSPPFTSIHLHSPPFTSIHLHSPPFTSITSIHLHSPPFTSIQICIVVKGNLNQVKLFIINK from the exons ATGCCGAAAAGCCCTGAGCGCCAGAACGCCATGTACGCATTTCAGAAAGGTTACCAAG TTACTAGACCACCTCCATTCACCTCCATTCACCTCCATTCACCTCCATCCACCTCCATTCACCTCCATTCACCTCCATTCACCTCCATCCACCTCCATTCACCTCCATTCACCTCCATTCACCTCCATCCACCTCCATTCACCTCCATTCACCTCCATTCACCTCCATTCACCTCCATTCACCTCCATCCACCTCCATTCACCTCCATTCACCTCCATTCACCTCCATTCACCTCCATCCACCTCCATTCACCTCCATTCACCTCCATTCACCTCCATTCACCTCCATTCACCTCCATTCACCTCCATTCACCTCCATCCACCTCCATCCACCTCCATTCACCTCCATTCACCTCCATTCACCTCCATTCACCTCCATTCACCTCCATCCACCTCCATTCACCTCCATTCACCTCCATTCACCTCCATCCACCTCCATCCACCTCCATTCACCTCCATTCACCTCCATTCACCTCCATTCACCTCCATCCACCTCCATTCACCTCCATCCACCTCCATTCACCTCCATTCACCTCCATCCACCTCCATTCACCTCCATTCACCTCCATCCACCTCCATTCACCTCCATTCACCTCCATTCACCTCCATTCACCTCCATCCACCTCCATCCACCTCCATTCACCTCCATTCACCTCCATTCACCTCCATTCACCTCCATCCACCTCCATTCACCTCCATTCACCTCCATTCACCTCCATTCACCTCCATTCACCTCCATCCACCTCCATCCACCTCCATTCACCTCCATTCACCTCCATTCACCTCCATCCACCTCCATTCACCTCCATTCACCTCCATTCACCTCCATCCACCTCCATTCACCTCCATTCACCTCCATCCACCTCCATTCACCTCCATCCACCTCCATTCACCTCAATTCACCTCCATTCACCTCCATCCACCTCCATTCACCTCCATTTACCTCCATTCACCTCCATTCACCTCTATTCACCTCCATTCACCTCCATCCACCTCCATTCACCTCCATTCACCTCCATTCACCTCCATTCACCTCCATTCACCtccattacctccattcacctccATTCACCTCCATTCACCTCCATTCAAATATGCATTGtagtaaaagggaacctgaaccaagtaaaattatttataatCAACAAATGA